From Macaca mulatta isolate MMU2019108-1 chromosome 1, T2T-MMU8v2.0, whole genome shotgun sequence, the proteins below share one genomic window:
- the RORC gene encoding nuclear receptor ROR-gamma isoform X9, translated as MDRAPQRQHRASQGKRPMALPAAQIEVIPCKICGDKSSGIHYGVITCEGCKGFFRRSQRCNAAYSCTRQQNCPIDRTSRNRCQHCRLQKCLALGMSRDAVKFGRMSKKQRDSLHAEVQKQLQQRQQQQQEPVVKTPPAGAQGADTLTYTLGLPDGQLPLGSSPDLPEASACPPGLLRASGSGPSYSNNLAKAGLNGASCHLEYSPERGKAEGRESFYSTGSQLTPDRCGLRFEEHRHPGLGELGQGPDSYGSPSFRSTPEAPYASLTEIEHLVQSVCKSYRETCQLRLEDLLRQRSNIFSREEVTGYQRKSMWEMWERCAHHLTEAIQYVVEFAKRLSGFMELCQNDQIVLLKAGAMEVVLVRMCRAYNADNHTVFFEGCSELISSIFDFSHSLSALHFSEDEIALYTALVLINANRPGLQEKRKVEQLQYNLELAFHHHLCKTHRQSILAKLPPKGKLRSLCSQHVERLQIFQHLHPIVVQAAFPPLYKELFSTETESPVGLSK; from the exons ATGGACAGGGCCCCACAGAGACAGCACCGAGCCTCACAGGGTAAGAGGCCCATGGCCCTGCCTGCAG cACAAATTGAAGTGATCCCTTGCAAAATCTGTGGGGACAAGTCGTCTGGGATCCACTACGGGGTTATCACCTGTGAGGGGTGCAAG GGCTTCTTCCGCCGAAGCCAGCGCTGTAACGCAGCCTACTCCTGCACCCGTCAGCAGAACTGCCCCATCGACCGCACCAGCCGAAACCGATGCCAGCACTGCCGCCTACAGAAATGCCTGGCGCTGGGCATGTCCCGAGATG CTGTCAAGTTCGGCCGCATGTCCAAGAAGCAGAGGGACAGCCTGCATGCAGAAGTGCAGAAACAGCTGCAGCAGCGgcaacagcagcaacaggaacCAGTGGTCAAGACCCCCCCAGCAGGGGCTCAAGGAGCAGATACCCTCACCTACACATTGGGGCTCCCAGATGGGCAGCTGCCCCTGGGCTCCTCGCCTGACCTGCCTGAGGCTTCTGCCTGTCCCCCTGGCCTCCTGAGAGCCTCGGGCTCTGGGCCCTCCTATTCCAACAACTTGGCCAAGGCAGGGCTCAATGGGGCCTCATGCCACCTTGAATACAGCCCTGAGCGGGGCAAGGCTGAGGGCAGAGAGAGCTTCTATAGCACAGGCAGCCAGCTGACCCCTGACCGATGTGGACTTCGTTTTGAGGAACACAGGCATCCTGGGCTTGGGGAACTGGGACAGGGCCCAGACAGCTACGGCAGCCCCAGTTTTCGCAGCACACCGGAGGCACCCTATGCCTCCCTGACGGAGATAG AGCACCTCGTGCAGAGCGTCTGCAAGTCCTACCGGGAGACGTGCCAGCTGCGGCTGGAGGACCTGCTGCGGCAGCGCTCCAACATCTTCTCCCGGGAGGAAGTGACTGGCTACCAGAGGAAG TCCATGTGGGAGATGTGGGAACGCTGTGCCCACCACCTCACCGAGGCCATTCAGTACGTGGTGGAGTTCGCCAAGAGGCTCTCAGGCTTTATGGAGCTCTGCCAGAATGACCAGATTGTGCTCCTCAAAGCAG GAGCAATGGAAGTGGTGCTGGTTAGGATGTGCCGGGCCTACAATGCTGACAACCACACGGTCTTTTTCGAAG GCTGCAGCGAGCTCATCAGCTCCATCTTTGACTTCTCCCACTCCCTAAGTGCCTTGCACTTTTCCGAGGATGAGATTGCCCTCTACACAGCCCTTGTTCTCATCAATGCCA acCGGCCAGGGctccaagagaaaaggaaagtagAACAGCTGCAGTACAATCTGGAGCTGGCCTTTCATCATCATCTCTGCAAAACTCATCGCCAAAGCATCCTGGCAAAG CTGCCACCCAAGGGGAAGCTTCGGAGCCTGTGTAGCCAGCACGTGGAAAGGCTGCAGATCTTCCAGCACCTCCACCCCATCGTGGTCCAAGCCGCTTTCCCTCCACTCTACAAGGAGCTCTTCAGCACTGAAACCGAGTCACCTGTGGGGCTGTCCAAGTGA
- the RORC gene encoding nuclear receptor ROR-gamma isoform X4: MDRAPQRQHRASQGKRPMALPAGGRDSQIEVIPCKICGDKSSGIHYGVITCEGCKGFFRRSQRCNAAYSCTRQQNCPIDRTSRNRCQHCRLQKCLALGMSRDAVKFGRMSKKQRDSLHAEVQKQLQQRQQQQQEPVVKTPPAGAQGADTLTYTLGLPDGQLPLGSSPDLPEASACPPGLLRASGSGPSYSNNLAKAGLNGASCHLEYSPERGKAEGRESFYSTGSQLTPDRCGLRFEEHRHPGLGELGQGPDSYGSPSFRSTPEAPYASLTEIEHLVQSVCKSYRETCQLRLEDLLRQRSNIFSREEVTGYQRKSMWEMWERCAHHLTEAIQYVVEFAKRLSGFMELCQNDQIVLLKAGAMEVVLVRMCRAYNADNHTVFFEGKYGGMELFRALGCSELISSIFDFSHSLSALHFSEDEIALYTALVLINANRPGLQEKRKVEQLQYNLELAFHHHLCKTHRQSILAKLPPKGKLRSLCSQHVERLQIFQHLHPIVVQAAFPPLYKELFSTETESPVGLSK; the protein is encoded by the exons ATGGACAGGGCCCCACAGAGACAGCACCGAGCCTCACAGGGTAAGAGGCCCATGGCCCTGCCTGCAGGTGGAAGAGACT cACAAATTGAAGTGATCCCTTGCAAAATCTGTGGGGACAAGTCGTCTGGGATCCACTACGGGGTTATCACCTGTGAGGGGTGCAAG GGCTTCTTCCGCCGAAGCCAGCGCTGTAACGCAGCCTACTCCTGCACCCGTCAGCAGAACTGCCCCATCGACCGCACCAGCCGAAACCGATGCCAGCACTGCCGCCTACAGAAATGCCTGGCGCTGGGCATGTCCCGAGATG CTGTCAAGTTCGGCCGCATGTCCAAGAAGCAGAGGGACAGCCTGCATGCAGAAGTGCAGAAACAGCTGCAGCAGCGgcaacagcagcaacaggaacCAGTGGTCAAGACCCCCCCAGCAGGGGCTCAAGGAGCAGATACCCTCACCTACACATTGGGGCTCCCAGATGGGCAGCTGCCCCTGGGCTCCTCGCCTGACCTGCCTGAGGCTTCTGCCTGTCCCCCTGGCCTCCTGAGAGCCTCGGGCTCTGGGCCCTCCTATTCCAACAACTTGGCCAAGGCAGGGCTCAATGGGGCCTCATGCCACCTTGAATACAGCCCTGAGCGGGGCAAGGCTGAGGGCAGAGAGAGCTTCTATAGCACAGGCAGCCAGCTGACCCCTGACCGATGTGGACTTCGTTTTGAGGAACACAGGCATCCTGGGCTTGGGGAACTGGGACAGGGCCCAGACAGCTACGGCAGCCCCAGTTTTCGCAGCACACCGGAGGCACCCTATGCCTCCCTGACGGAGATAG AGCACCTCGTGCAGAGCGTCTGCAAGTCCTACCGGGAGACGTGCCAGCTGCGGCTGGAGGACCTGCTGCGGCAGCGCTCCAACATCTTCTCCCGGGAGGAAGTGACTGGCTACCAGAGGAAG TCCATGTGGGAGATGTGGGAACGCTGTGCCCACCACCTCACCGAGGCCATTCAGTACGTGGTGGAGTTCGCCAAGAGGCTCTCAGGCTTTATGGAGCTCTGCCAGAATGACCAGATTGTGCTCCTCAAAGCAG GAGCAATGGAAGTGGTGCTGGTTAGGATGTGCCGGGCCTACAATGCTGACAACCACACGGTCTTTTTCGAAGGCAAATACGGTGGCATGGAGCTGTTCCGAGCCTTGG GCTGCAGCGAGCTCATCAGCTCCATCTTTGACTTCTCCCACTCCCTAAGTGCCTTGCACTTTTCCGAGGATGAGATTGCCCTCTACACAGCCCTTGTTCTCATCAATGCCA acCGGCCAGGGctccaagagaaaaggaaagtagAACAGCTGCAGTACAATCTGGAGCTGGCCTTTCATCATCATCTCTGCAAAACTCATCGCCAAAGCATCCTGGCAAAG CTGCCACCCAAGGGGAAGCTTCGGAGCCTGTGTAGCCAGCACGTGGAAAGGCTGCAGATCTTCCAGCACCTCCACCCCATCGTGGTCCAAGCCGCTTTCCCTCCACTCTACAAGGAGCTCTTCAGCACTGAAACCGAGTCACCTGTGGGGCTGTCCAAGTGA
- the RORC gene encoding nuclear receptor ROR-gamma isoform X2, with protein sequence MWGTGPSAGRDRMSGRPWPHPWSKSGTPSEQDPRATGLVSCEHGGGKFEGQSHQAPGPPGGGRTGCLKLLAAKKTHTSQIEVIPCKICGDKSSGIHYGVITCEGCKGFFRRSQRCNAAYSCTRQQNCPIDRTSRNRCQHCRLQKCLALGMSRDAVKFGRMSKKQRDSLHAEVQKQLQQRQQQQQEPVVKTPPAGAQGADTLTYTLGLPDGQLPLGSSPDLPEASACPPGLLRASGSGPSYSNNLAKAGLNGASCHLEYSPERGKAEGRESFYSTGSQLTPDRCGLRFEEHRHPGLGELGQGPDSYGSPSFRSTPEAPYASLTEIEHLVQSVCKSYRETCQLRLEDLLRQRSNIFSREEVTGYQRKSMWEMWERCAHHLTEAIQYVVEFAKRLSGFMELCQNDQIVLLKAGAMEVVLVRMCRAYNADNHTVFFEGKYGGMELFRALGCSELISSIFDFSHSLSALHFSEDEIALYTALVLINANRPGLQEKRKVEQLQYNLELAFHHHLCKTHRQSILAKLPPKGKLRSLCSQHVERLQIFQHLHPIVVQAAFPPLYKELFSTETESPVGLSK encoded by the exons ATGTGGGGCACTGGGCCATCAGCAGGCAGGGACAGAATGTCAGGCCGTCCTTGGCCCCACCCATGGTCCAAGTCAGGAACCCCCTCAGAGCAGGATCCCAGGGCCACGGGCTTGGTCAGCTGTGAGCATGGAGGAGGAAAGTTTGAGGGCCAGAGCCACCAAGCTCCAGGGCCACCTGGTGGAGGAAGAACTGGCTGCCTGA AGCTGCTGGCTGCAAAGAAGACCCACACCT cACAAATTGAAGTGATCCCTTGCAAAATCTGTGGGGACAAGTCGTCTGGGATCCACTACGGGGTTATCACCTGTGAGGGGTGCAAG GGCTTCTTCCGCCGAAGCCAGCGCTGTAACGCAGCCTACTCCTGCACCCGTCAGCAGAACTGCCCCATCGACCGCACCAGCCGAAACCGATGCCAGCACTGCCGCCTACAGAAATGCCTGGCGCTGGGCATGTCCCGAGATG CTGTCAAGTTCGGCCGCATGTCCAAGAAGCAGAGGGACAGCCTGCATGCAGAAGTGCAGAAACAGCTGCAGCAGCGgcaacagcagcaacaggaacCAGTGGTCAAGACCCCCCCAGCAGGGGCTCAAGGAGCAGATACCCTCACCTACACATTGGGGCTCCCAGATGGGCAGCTGCCCCTGGGCTCCTCGCCTGACCTGCCTGAGGCTTCTGCCTGTCCCCCTGGCCTCCTGAGAGCCTCGGGCTCTGGGCCCTCCTATTCCAACAACTTGGCCAAGGCAGGGCTCAATGGGGCCTCATGCCACCTTGAATACAGCCCTGAGCGGGGCAAGGCTGAGGGCAGAGAGAGCTTCTATAGCACAGGCAGCCAGCTGACCCCTGACCGATGTGGACTTCGTTTTGAGGAACACAGGCATCCTGGGCTTGGGGAACTGGGACAGGGCCCAGACAGCTACGGCAGCCCCAGTTTTCGCAGCACACCGGAGGCACCCTATGCCTCCCTGACGGAGATAG AGCACCTCGTGCAGAGCGTCTGCAAGTCCTACCGGGAGACGTGCCAGCTGCGGCTGGAGGACCTGCTGCGGCAGCGCTCCAACATCTTCTCCCGGGAGGAAGTGACTGGCTACCAGAGGAAG TCCATGTGGGAGATGTGGGAACGCTGTGCCCACCACCTCACCGAGGCCATTCAGTACGTGGTGGAGTTCGCCAAGAGGCTCTCAGGCTTTATGGAGCTCTGCCAGAATGACCAGATTGTGCTCCTCAAAGCAG GAGCAATGGAAGTGGTGCTGGTTAGGATGTGCCGGGCCTACAATGCTGACAACCACACGGTCTTTTTCGAAGGCAAATACGGTGGCATGGAGCTGTTCCGAGCCTTGG GCTGCAGCGAGCTCATCAGCTCCATCTTTGACTTCTCCCACTCCCTAAGTGCCTTGCACTTTTCCGAGGATGAGATTGCCCTCTACACAGCCCTTGTTCTCATCAATGCCA acCGGCCAGGGctccaagagaaaaggaaagtagAACAGCTGCAGTACAATCTGGAGCTGGCCTTTCATCATCATCTCTGCAAAACTCATCGCCAAAGCATCCTGGCAAAG CTGCCACCCAAGGGGAAGCTTCGGAGCCTGTGTAGCCAGCACGTGGAAAGGCTGCAGATCTTCCAGCACCTCCACCCCATCGTGGTCCAAGCCGCTTTCCCTCCACTCTACAAGGAGCTCTTCAGCACTGAAACCGAGTCACCTGTGGGGCTGTCCAAGTGA